Sequence from the Helianthus annuus cultivar XRQ/B chromosome 13, HanXRQr2.0-SUNRISE, whole genome shotgun sequence genome:
ACAGGAGTTACTGTAAGAACAAGAATCCATAAAAATCTAACCCGTAAAAAGGAAACAAGAAAAAATGCTGCTTACCAGGAACAGATTCCGTAACAAAAGCATCAAGATTCCCCCTTCGAGTAATCTTCTTTCTTTGAATCTTTTTAGGAGGCTGATCCTCCGCGTtagtatcagtttgttttctcttgCTTGCTCCTCTCTGCACCAAATGCTCAGGACTAGATTCCAAGTCAATTGGATCATCTGGGTTGGATGGAGGAATATCAGCAGAATCTTTCGGCTCTGATTTCGGTCGCCGAATAGTAACTGCAGGCGTAAGACCCTCCAAAgtatcagaaaccaccacataatcacacttgtcagaagaatggcgcatacctttcttctcaaCATTTCTAACTTTGAAAGATTGAGTCTTTCCGGCATCACCTTTCTTGGGCGCAACATTACTAGCCGTAGCACGCCTTTTCCTCTCAGAGCCTACGCCCAAGTTTGACAACTCACCTACAAAGCGCAAAGAACAATTAAGGCATAAAGTGAAAAGTTAGGACAAACAACGAACACAATCTTACCTGCGCCACCAGCAGGAGGATCAGACAGATCCGCGTCCCGCGGAAAAGAAAAATTCTTTGCAATGCGATCGTACCAAAATTCTTCATCAGGATTTTTCTTGATGGTACCCATCCTTCCCCCTTCTCTTTTATAAGCAACAACATACAGTGAAACAACTGCAGGAAAAAACAGACaggctcaaaaaaaaaaaaaaaaaaaacttaaaccatacCATGGCCCCCCTCGGTGTATACAGGCTTGTCGTCCCGATCCATCCTCCAGTTTAAACTCATTCCAGCTCCGACAAGGGCTTTCTCCGGTAAAGCAATATTAGGTATCTCCTTCAGATCCTAGTACCAAGTTTCCTCAGAAGGGGTCTGGAGTGTTTCAATAGGAACATCCTCTTTTCCCCTCAACACCATCCTCATCGGAATCACTCCGGCCTTGATAAAGAAAAATTTATGTTTCCAATCGTGGAAGGATTTCGGAGGATTGAGCAAAATCTTCTTTGCAGTAGCTCTCTGAACGAAAGAGTAAAACCCCTGGGTACAGTGCGTTTGGTGAAAAACCCTAAATCGAGGAACGGTCGGCTCAATATTCATAGTCCGACACACGAACTCAAAATGTCGAACCCTGACCATACCAATAGGATGCAGTTGGGAAAGATGAATGTTATAAAATGTAAGGATGTCAAGAAGAAACGTCGTTGCAGGCAAACGAAAGTTGCCGTCACAGAAGAAATCCCAGAAAAGGGTGATATACCCAGACGGAGCATCTGCCACCGTCTGCCCTTCTTCAGGATACAGAGCACCCCAACTTTCCGGAAGCTTAAGATTTCGCATCAAACCGTCAAAAGACCCCCTCGGCCACTTCAAAGGTGGAAGTTTAGAAGACATCTCTTCAGCAAGACTTTCTTGATTTTCTCCGGTTGAcataaaaagaagaatgatggATTTCTCAAGAAAAGAAAGGAAGGGGAAAAGTTTCAACAGAACAATGATGACATTAGGAGGTTACCCAAACgttatatactcatcgcaataaataAGCATCGGGAACCGTCACAGCAAATTTTTCGGTATCACAGTCCCTCAACAGAGCAGAAAAAGTACACACGCGTCTGCACACGCGCATGAAAGGCACGAAAAGCAGCATATACCTGACAGTGTCAGCTTGACCTACAGTCCTAGCTGTACCGTCCTATAAAGACAAAAGATTTCCAAAATTCCCAAAATAAAATAGAGTCTTCTCATAGAAGATTTCTCATTTTTTCGCGCTCAAAAACCATCTCTCTcgtaagtccagtgctccacttatttgcataagtacaacactagactggggggacttgaaggggtaaggtcccaaaaatccCACAGAAAAGATATGCACTCACATCGGATCAAAGAAACTTAACGAAGAGTAAAGAGACTTAACGGAAGAAAAGATAACCGCTACggtgttagcatcttccgttatcttttcaataacagattttccctcccaaactctcggttataaataggagaattCTTCAGGTAAAAAAAGGCAGATCCAATTTCACTACTCAAATACCTTTATCTTCTCcatacaaatacttattctcacaccggagtcgggtcaaggagagaaccctcttctccccttgacgaggctaacggtgctctgttttgtaGAATAGCCGGAGAAGAAGTTCGATCACCACTGAACcaattgagagagaactaaccttttatgcggattcaaaccccctagatatctcggttccgaccatttatctagtgtttcttcaaatGTGTTTACAGAGAAAGAAGATAGATGGATTGGATGATGCAAATTGAAATGTTTGATCCTAAATCTCGATTTTTATATTTGAAAACCGGTTCTAACggtacaaattaaaaaaaaacagctTTTTCTGTTAAGAACCGGTTCTTAACAGTAGACAGCAGCTTTATTGAAATACTCAGTGTAACCGGTTCCAAACAGTACCCGTAATCCGTTCTATTGTACCCGAAACCGGTTccaccggttataaaaaaaatgatgtgTACCCGGGTTGTACCCGGACCCGGTTCCACTGACAACCCGGTTCCAATCACTTGTATccatacccggttccgggttgaAACCGATTCCGGGTTTTAAAAATACCCGATTATACCCATCTCTACTCTCGAACCACCTCCTTGGGTTTTAGAGGATTTTTTGCTCACAACAACCTTTGATTTTTGTTTAGCCATTAGTTGTGTGTGTAGAATATTATGCgaataaaaatgataaaaaggtcggctatttataacTGAATCgaaattggaaaaaaaaatttaatacaCCCCCTCTCCAACGTTCATGTGACCATTCAACGATCACATGTTTTCATCCTCCATTCAATGGCAACCCGATTTAGGTACCCCTTAGGCAGgagggtgggggaggggggtagCTGCCAGAGAGTCGGTATTGAGGTTTGGGCGGGTCAGGCGACCACCCGAGGACCAAAGCAGTccgaaatttaaaaaaaaatgttttttaataaaaaaattgaaatttatattatatttttagcTTTAATAATACATTTTAAGCTTTTAGCTGGTAGCCGCTTAGGGTACCCAACCCGAAATCGGTACCCGCATTACACCTCGTGTATCTTACAGATGTTCTTAATTATAAGAAAATTCatcttatatattttttaatggtAGAGTTTACTCGTACTATATTACACCAATAAAGTATCtgtgtttttaatgaaatgatacTTTATTCTTAAGAGTTTTTATATAATCGAGAAATAttataagaaagaaagaaaagcaaattggatttaaataatatcaactttctcaatttgtccgataataatcccaactcagttattggctgataataatccgaactatttcactattggccgataatagtccgccgttagaaatagcttaacggagttaaccttttttccgaattacaaaccgatgttttattgattttgatcagaacgatgatacaagtcggtttatgtaaaacttacttcgaaacggtgatcagaacgatgatacaagtcgatttatgtaaaacttacttcgaaacggtgcttcaaagggcttgatttttgttaattgggagtttaaacacccgaattgaaggaCCGTTTTCGTCGTTTGGCGCAGTATTTCggggtaaattttacatcaatcaactcgtatcttcgttctaatcaaaagccctaaaacatcatttgtaattcggaaaaaaacttaactccgttaaactaTATTTAACGCAGATTATTATCGGGCAAAAGTGAactagttcggattattattggccaataactgagttgggattatcaTCGGCCAAATtaagaaagttgggattattatattatataatatacattTAGCAACTTTGGTTGCGTTAACACCATCATTGCATCGCTTCAACCAGAGGAATCGATTCATTCAAAACATGCACCGATTcacgttatataataatacgtACCCTAATATAAACAATTCGCAATATAAAATACCGTTATTTAACCGCCAACACCGTTTTCTGACATAAAACACCGTAGACACATGGCGTCGTAACGTCGTCCTCCGATGCGTCTCATCCAGTAGTCACCATCTTTGCCCCCTGCCACCGTTTCATATCCTTTATAACGCTTAAAGCCACCGCCTCAAATAACCATTTACCACACAATTTCTTAACTTCTTAAAAAATGGCCAACGAAGAACAATATCAACGATGAGTGTGAACCCTCCACCAACAACGTACTCCGCCATGAAATACCACTGTCGTCGTTAGTGTGAACCCTCCACCAACAACGTACTCCGCCATGAAATACCACTGTCGTCGTCACTAATCTATGACTCACTCCCCCGTCACTGGTTCAACCGGAAGAAGTGACGGCAGATGATGGTTCCATCTCTACGTTAATAATGACGGTAAAGGGGAGAGACAGGTATTGATTGCGTTTCAGAAAAAAAGCTAGGAATTATTGTTTTGATTCGAACCACAAAATAGAGAGAATAACTGATTCGAACCAAAAAATGAATGGCAACGAAGATGAATGTTTGTTGGTGCGAGATGTAGATAGAACACAAAAGTCCTATCTTACTGTTCCGATTACATTTACTGTTGTTTTGTATCGTTTCAGTTTCAAGCCCTCTCTTTTGTATCTTTTCAATTTTCGAAGGCCAAGGAATTATTACTTATGAGTTGTCTTCCATtcttttaattttcattttattaaATCACTAGGTTATCttcccgtgtaatacacgggttgaacacTAATTATATGCTCTTGAGTCACGTCATAACAAATCATTCTTGTAGATGATTAAGTAAGGTACAGATGatttaaaacaataataaatacaaaaacattgCTATATTCTTACACCTATTACTATATTCTTACATCCAAAGATCATATGTTAAGCCAGCCAGGTGTACTCCTCTTATACGACAGCTAGGTTTACTCCTCTTATAGAGACTTTCAAGTGGTTTCCTATTCAGTTAAAGCTTTTAGCTGAAACCGTTAAACTAATTAGACATACAACGTAACTTAAGTCAACCCTTTTGTAGGTATACAAGTTAAAAATCTCACCTCTAATATGTACATCACAAAGCCAAGCATACAAAGCATTAGATTTCACAAGTTATGAATCAACCAGAACCTACATAATAGTAGAAACTATGAGTATGATGGTTGTCCGTTAATTATATGACTAAGTATCAGTCTCCCATTTGGCTATAAGAAAAACCAAGGTATACCATATCACATATCACATGATCCAAATGACTTTATAAATGTCCAATTGTTAGTGAGCGGTTCAACAAAACACTTAATACTGCTACGGCTAGGATCTTTCACATTTCGTTCCCAGAACCTACCTACTTCTGATGCTTTTGCTATCACAAAACTTTGCCTATAGAACTCCTCTGGAGGAAGACTTCCCCTCTAGCAACGCCTATAATGAAAGTTATCTGATGCAAGTTTTATGTATGTGAAAAGCCATGAATATTTTTGTATATTTCCAAAACTTAAACCATTCTATAGTAGGGATGTGGCTCATAACAAAACATTCCGTGTTAGGCTCTTGCTCTTATTTAACTTTTAAAAATCATACAGTAATTGATATTTAACTCTTCAATACACACTCATCACAATTCTCCACTTATATACTTCAGTTTCCACTTTATAAGTCTCAAATGTCAATTTAATTACTTTACACAATATATAAATTGAAGTACTGAACAAACTATTTTCATGTTCATGAAAGAGAAATTGAATCGTCATCTACGTCAATCTAAAGTATCAATTATTAACTTTAATGATTTAATATGCAAGGTGCAACTAAAACTAAATATTGCAGCAAAATTAATGACAAATCTACAATTATAAACTAAGCTATGGCGTCATCAAATTCAAATGCAATCAAATTCGATACCGTTGACATAGAAGTGTCACCGAATAATATTTCCAACTCGGCGACTCTGCTCAACGAATCCACTTCGGAACtcatctcttatctcttccacCATAGCGCACAATTTGCTTGTTGTCGTTGTTCAAGATTTTTCCTCCTATTGTGTGATAGTTTCCGTTAGGTTGTGTGTGTGAATGTTGACGGATCGTTGAGTGAACGGAGAGTGAGGAGAAGAGATTAGATTGGTGAGCAGATTGAGATTTAGGATACGCGTGTTTTGAGAAAAAAAGTTTTCATCCATCCATTCGATCTTCTACATGAGGCAATCAATTTCTTCCAACAATCGATTATACATCGACCGGTTGGATCATATGAACGTCGTCGTCATTAGGGTTTGTTTAGAATGGGAGGATAGTGTAAACGCGAAGTGGGATTTGTTTGATTAAACCTATCTTCCGAGTCGGGTTATTTTACCCTAGGGATATTATTTTAGGTTAATGGTTTAGCGGGAAAAATCATCCAAGGACTCCTAAGCAATCGACACGTGTTCTTATttagtttactttattatatgtatagattaagttttaaataaaatataatattagatttaGTTCCGGTtatgtttcttttaataatattaaatttaGTTATTAAATCCATTTATTATGTATTTTGATGATGCTTGAtgtttaatttgtttattttgataaatatgtattttgagatgtttaatttgtttattttGATAAATGTATATATAGATATATGATTGTGTTTGAAGTTTAATAAGTATATTGGATACtttgttatatttttaatatttattaattttattatatttGTAACGTCTTTAGGTTTTTAAATCCGATCCATAGTGAATCGGTAAGACGTTTGGTTCGATGCTCATTTCTGTTCGATGCTCAGTTCAGACATGATTAAAGCGGTAGGGTATTTATAAATTGGGTTGGAAGTAATTATTTGACAGAGTTAAGGCAGGTTTAAGCATGTGTTATAGGTTGTGATTGATATTAAAAAATTGGGCTAGCGGCAGGGTGTTTACAAATTGGGTTGGAAGTAATTGGCAAGGTCATGTTCCAATCAATGTGTTATAAATTGTGTTTCATATTACAAAGCCGGAAAATAATACTTGAAAAAGGAAAATCTTATATTGCTTCGTTTAAATCAATGATATATTTATTATGAATGTAACAAGTAACATGAAAAGCcatttttttaacggtaaatttaGATTAccgacggaccactggagtattatcgtgccacTAGCAGAACAACCCGATCAtgtccatctccactaggcaataatgcctatacaccagcagaaccacccgatcatatccatctccactaggcaataatgtctatacacaaattcaggaggaaacccaataaatctgggaaaaaccctctttgtgggaatcgaacccatgacctaatggtcataagccttatcccacccccaagataCCACTAAGATATAATGCCATGGGTAACATAAAAAACCATTTAAAGAGCTTTTTTGATTTATGCAAAAAGAGTTATTTTGATTTATGCACCTTATATGTTAAATTAATTCTTTTATCCATTTAATCGTTAGTCGTTTGCTCATGTTTATTttctactttttttttatttctaacaTATGGTCATTTGGGTGAAACTAATTTCTAACAACCTGCTTAAATGAGTAAAGATGTATTGTTGATGCAAAGGTAAATTCTTTTTAACATTGCAATGCATATAAAGCATTGTAGGAGCCTATTTACATATTAAAATTTTATGGGTATTGAAATGAAATTGACTCGACAAATGGGAGAAAATGCTTGGTTAACATTTTTTGGCGCAAGTAGTTTTGTAAGCTAGAGGTTAGGCGAAAAGAAAAAATATGTTGCATTAACCTTAAAAAGTTTTGCATCTATTGTAAATATACTAAAGACTTAACAATCAACATCCCACCGCAACGCGCGAGTAAGCATAAACTCGTTTAAATACAATTTGCAAAGAAAAAAAAgcaagaaaagaaaaggagaaaAGAGACCCTCTTCATAGAATCATATTCCTTGGCTTTGTTAATGTTGCCTCTTCATCTTTTGACATAGCTAAGGAAAAAAAAATTTCAGTTGACAACAAGatataaaataaacaaagtttAAGATTATACCATTCACTTTAAAAGAATTAACATTTGTTTTGcatttttttatagttttacAAATTAAAACCTGGGTAACAAACGTTATAAAAATTATACAAGCTTTCAAATTATATGTGTGGCATAAGATATTATAAGTAGAGTAAGAAATtcatttttttgttataaaataatGATTTACAAAAATAATATTTCAGATAATGTGTtttattttagagttaaatgccattttagtccatgtgatttgggccattttgccaatttagtccaaaggtttcatttttttgTCTGTTGGTCCAAAAaatttcaccgttgccattttagtccactgtgttaacttcatccattttttctgttaacgagaagggcaattcagtcattttatatggccaaattgcccttctagttaacataattacatataaaatgaccgaattgtccttctcgttaacagaaaaaatggatgaagttaacccagtggactaaaatgttaacggtgaaacctttttggacacacagacgaaaaataaaacctttgaactaaactggcaaaatgactcaAACCACAAGAACTAAGATGATTCGCTATCACTGAGTATCACCTAAGTTGTTTGACCCGTTATCCAATCCGACCAGTCCATCCATTTGACCGAGTATCCAATCCGACCTACCTATTTTTGCCAGTGTGATTATTAATCTCATATCTAACCTTATGAAAACTATCTTCTTGGAACCCAAATGATAATACATCATTAGAACCCTAAACATAACCCACACAAGAACTATTTATATCTTTTTTAACCAAAAGGTTAAGGTTATAACAGTTTAGATAAAATTTGATTGCTTGCACCACCACTGCACCACAACCACATCACGGTAGCTCACTAGATAACATCACATTGTGCACCGACGCTCGATTTTAAAACAACCAAGTACTTATATAATTGGTTGGTTTTCGATAAGACCACAACAGGAGTTGATGATACAATGAAAAGCAAATGATTACTAACATACCCATTATTCAGGCTTATATTATATACACATCTGCACTTGTATCATGGATTCATGGTATTTTCTTGACAGAAAGAACAAGATCCATGAAAATGTAAGATattataaaaaacagaaaaaaaatatttGGAAAAAGTATTACTGTTCTCCAAATGTGTTTTCTCCGCTGTAAGTCACGTACAAGAAACCGTCTTCATCCTTCTTTTCTTCGTATACAGAGGACATAATCGCCCCTGCCAGAACACCACAGCAACACAAAAATAATCACCCGAAAAGCCATAGTTTTAAGTTGCAATATCGCACAGAAAAGCAAATATATAGCGGGTGAACCCCTTTTTATACTACTTTTTATTAAACAACACATTTCACCCAAGCCTGTTTTGATCAGAACCCATTTTCTAGTGAGGGTCTATTTTGACCATGACGTGTTACTCGACCCGCCCGTTTTGCCAGGCTCAtgtattctaaatatatatagaGAGGCCTGTATAGTATTTTGTTGTCATCATGGGTTGAAATACAACATTCTTAGTAGTACTTCAAATTATCAAAGGAAATAAGTCGGTTTTCAACTCAAAAAACAGGCTTTGAAATTAGATaatctaaacatgattacataaCCACCTCTTCGAATGTAATTGAAGGTTAAGGGCCTAAGAAGTTAAGAAAAAAGCGTATCAAATCTGTGTCActtaaatttgaaaaaaaaaaaaaagcaaaaatcCAAGTTTTTAAAGTACGAAATGGTGcctcgaggcgttttcccttcgcctcacacGAAGAATCGAGGCGTAAGCCCAAGGTGGGattaaaacatatatataaataattatatatctTGTAAAAATAAAACACCAACTAATTTCATCAACGGAATCATCAAAAACAGACATTAAAAAGACATGGTATATTTGAAATTGAcccaaaaagtcaaaaacatcaagGCCGCCTGAGGTGTAGCTTTTCTTACCGCCTCAGCCCTATGAGGCGCACATACAAAATAAACCCATGAGACGCTGTTTCAGACTTGTTATTTGGGCGCCTCAGCCGTTTTTCAAACTATGCAAAAATCAAGTATTTCAGGAAGATTACCCGTTGGTGGCAGGGCGTTGTCAACGAATATAAATATAGCTTTCTCAGCGCTTAACTTAATCCTTTTACGAATCACATAAACAAATTGGCCAACAGTCAAATCGGCTGGAACAAGGTACCTGCAATTATTAACCCAATGAATACTTTATAAGACTATACAGAATAGGAGAGCATGAAGAGAGGGCATTAAGGGCCACGTGACAGCTACGTCAGCAAGGGGGCGTGGTAAAAAAGCACGGAGTGGGAGAGGCGTGAAAGTGAcgttttttataaaagaaataaaaaataaataaacaagaaccCATCAAAACCAACCCAAAATCCACCAACCAATGAAAAGCTGCCACCTCACCACCCAAATGCCCTCCACGCCACTGGAAAATACCCCACCCTCACCACCACGTCCCCCCACGGGGTGGTGTTCCCGGCGTGGAGGAGCCACCATGCCACTTTTCCACGCCCACTCCGTGTGGTCCAAGCCACCGATATATAAATAAATACagtttatataaatataaatttgaaaATCCTAGGCTTTCTTTCCAATCTCCGGTATGTTgacatatatgtatatttttttttttttgtcatcaTGAGAAACGGTTAAGGAAAACTCACGAGACCCAGCCGATACCCTGTTAACAAGTGAGCTAGTGAGGTCTAGTTAAACCACAACTTACGTTGTAGGTGATATCCGTTTGACTACTCTCGAGTAAATGAGAAAAATAGCGTTATAATAGCTATAGCATATACGTATTACATACTTTTTCTTATCGATGGTGGGAACATCGCTCCTCTCCCCTTTTTCCACGATCaccttaaaatgaccaaatcaaAATTAACCTCAAAACAAAATCAAGAAGATTACTTTAGAACCATATCACATAACCAATACTTCTCTTCACTAGAATGAAATTAAAACTATAACTGCAAAGATTGATACATGTTCTGCAAAAGAGTCATCCATATAAACATGACAAATCTAGAGAGAGATCAACACTTACTGGAATCCTATCGGGGTACTTTTCTCTAATTCTAGCAGCCTCAGCACGCCTTTTCTCTGAATCGAACCAATACACAACTCAAATCAATGAGATCACTCTCAACAccaaaaataacaaagaaaataAAACTGGATAATAAGTCGAAACCATTGGCGGACATGGGGTCAACCATGAAATTTTTTTTACCGTTATTTATACGCTAAAATTTGAATCGCCCCTGATAAAATTTTGGTTAAGCCGctcaatccccccccccccccccccatgaacAAATTTTTTTTCTAGGTCCGCCATCGGTCCGAACCGGGCCTAAGAGTAGTGGGTGTGGGGCGTTGGTTGGGGCGGGGGATGCCAGGCAACACTAGCTAACCCACACCGTGCCAGCGTTGGCCATGGCGTTGCTCCGCTAGCGTGGCTTTGAAGCCTGGCGTTGGAAGGGGGGCAGACGTGAGGTGGCTGGTGAGACTTGACCATTTGGGCTAGCCGTTGCCAACGCTGGCGCTGTGTGGGTTAGCCAGCGTTGCCTGGCATCCCCGCCCCAACCAACGCCCCACACCCGCTAGTCTAATATCAATATAACAAAGGGAACACTTACCAAGATCATGTTCTTGCTTGAATAAACTCTTTGCCATGTCACTATactcaaaaacaaacataaaaatTTAGAAAAGCAACCTACAGGTCCTATATTTGCAGTGAAAATAACAATTCACAAGGTCAAAATTCATCTTGATTACACCTTTTACGGTCAAAGTCAAAACAAAATTCACCAAGTAATCATGACCCATCAATAAATAAACCGATAATACGATTATAATCGgcgtaatttctttataatttattAAGGCAATTAAAATGAACATGCGATATTCAaactaaataaaaccctgatagTAAGATTGTTAAGTAATCAAGTTTATATTCAGTAATTCACACGTCTGATGATAAAGTCAAAAACTTAAAACCCACAAGAATTATGCGACTTTTACACAAGATATCCTCAGCAAGAACACAAATAAAGAGGAACAGAGTTAATTGCAGCAAAAGAGGAAAGAAAACAAACCTATTTCGACGATATaatgagggagagagagagagagttgattGATTTTAGAAGATAATAAAACTGCT
This genomic interval carries:
- the LOC110898020 gene encoding autophagy-related protein 8f, yielding MAKSLFKQEHDLEKRRAEAARIREKYPDRIPVIVEKGERSDVPTIDKKKYLVPADLTVGQFVYVIRKRIKLSAEKAIFIFVDNALPPTGAIMSSVYEEKKDEDGFLYVTYSGENTFGEQ